The following DNA comes from Gordonia zhaorongruii.
TGATCGAGTACTCGACGCCACCGCCGCCGCCGAAGACGACGCAACGGACGACTGATTCCGAGTCCGACCGCGAGAGCCGGCAGACACGGGGCGAGAACAATGACGACGACAACGGAAACGGGAACGGAAACCGGAACGGAAACGGTGGCCGGCAAGGAGCCGAACCGGGGCCCGAACCGCGTCCGACTCAGCGTAAGAAGCAGACGATCCCGAACCCGATCCCCGGGCTACCGCCGATCGTGATCGGTTAACTGATCCGACGGACGCCCGGAGCGCCGGTCAATCGGCGTTTCGGTGCTTTCGCTCCCGGGCGATGGAGAGGTAGTCGTCGAGCTGTCGCGCAAGCTCCCGGTCCAGAGCGCGGTACAGCGAGTTGTGTGCGGCGACCCGGCCGGTTCGACGCAGTTCGCCGACGAACTGCGTCGCCCATACCGACTCGTCGTCGCTCTCCGGGATCCAGCCGTCGAAACGGCCCTCGGTGATGGCCCGCCGACCGGCTGAGATCAGCGTGTGCGCCGCGCGGTCCATGTCGGCGTCGAGTTCCTGCTGCATGCTCACCAGATACTCGAGCGGTGCGCCGATCCCCAGCAACCGCTGGTAGGCGTCCATGCTCTCGGTGTCGGTGATCAGGTACTCCTGTGGCGGCTCGGCATCGTCTGCAGGCTCGATGAGACCCGCTTCCTCGAGCTTCGCCAGCAGTTCGGTGTCGGCGGTGCCGAGAATCTCGTGGAGTTCGGCGGCGGTCACCGTTCGCGATGGTGTCCGCGACCATCGTGCCGACATGATCTCGCGCAGGCCGAGTACCTCGGCGAGATCGTCTCCCCGCTCCAGTCTGTCGAAGAAGTCGGCGATGTGCGTCATGGTGAAACCGCGGGTCAACAGGTCGTTGATGATCCTCAACCGACGAAGATGCTCATCGGTGTAGATCGCGATGCGGCCGCGCCGTACCGGTCGCGCGATCAGGCCGCGGTCCTGGTAGCCGCGGACGTTCCGTGTCGTCGTTCCTGCGGCGGCGGCGAGATCGTCGATTCGGTACTCGGTCATCCGGCCATTCTTCCAAACTGAGCTGGTGGAATGGCCCGGACGCTAGACGTCGACCGTCAAACCGTCCGATCGGCACCGGGAGACGCACGGCAGGAAGTAGCCGGCATCGCGCTCGGGTTCGGTGAGGCTGCCGTCTCGATGGTCCACCGAACCGGCGGACACGTGAAGCCGGCACGTGCCGCAGAATCCCTGCTGGCACGAGTACGGCGTCTCCGGCCGGACGCGGCGCAGGGCGGTCAGCGCGGACTCGTCGGCCGCCACGGTCACCGATTCTCCCGTCGAGGCGAGGGAGATGGTGAACTCCGTACCGTCCACGATCGGCGGCGGTGAGAACCGCTCGTAATGCAGTTCGATGTCGCGTCGATCGACCAAGTGCGTTCGGAGCGACTCCAGCATCGGGGTGGGACCGCAGCAGTACAGTGTGAGCCCGGCGTCCTGTTCCGGTACTGGACCGGTGAGATCCTCCGCAGTGGGCAGGCCGTGTTCGTCGTCGGTACGGATCTCCACCTTGTCGCCGAAGCGAGCCAGTTCCTCCCGGAATGGGATCGAGTCCAGGCTTCGACCCGTGTAGATCATCGACCAGTCGAGACCCATTCGATCGGCGATCGCCACCATCGGCAGAATCGGGGTGATGCCGATGCCCGCGGCGAC
Coding sequences within:
- a CDS encoding MerR family transcriptional regulator, which codes for MTEYRIDDLAAAAGTTTRNVRGYQDRGLIARPVRRGRIAIYTDEHLRRLRIINDLLTRGFTMTHIADFFDRLERGDDLAEVLGLREIMSARWSRTPSRTVTAAELHEILGTADTELLAKLEEAGLIEPADDAEPPQEYLITDTESMDAYQRLLGIGAPLEYLVSMQQELDADMDRAAHTLISAGRRAITEGRFDGWIPESDDESVWATQFVGELRRTGRVAAHNSLYRALDRELARQLDDYLSIARERKHRNAD
- a CDS encoding PDR/VanB family oxidoreductase, with the protein product MNHVRHPHETVLDSEPPHLMGRWKRDPLMRALTGIGNIWFPLWGSLAPLRETRVDNGIQVLDVVRREVVARDENVIALTFAAPDGSVLPQWNAGAHLDLLLPSGRMREYSLCGDPGDRTTYRIAVRRIPNGGGGSVEVHDTLRVGDQIRIKGPRNAFPLALPGYGSRAQRLRFVAAGIGITPILPMVAIADRMGLDWSMIYTGRSLDSIPFREELARFGDKVEIRTDDEHGLPTAEDLTGPVPEQDAGLTLYCCGPTPMLESLRTHLVDRRDIELHYERFSPPPIVDGTEFTISLASTGESVTVAADESALTALRRVRPETPYSCQQGFCGTCRLHVSAGSVDHRDGSLTEPERDAGYFLPCVSRCRSDGLTVDV